A genomic region of Gemmatimonadota bacterium contains the following coding sequences:
- a CDS encoding amidohydrolase family protein: protein MNVRIASLALAVALLLSASPATAQDFQELVAVNGPVIALTHVKLIDGLGTPALEDQTILIEDDRITAVGPSGTVRIPAGAEVLDLTGHTVIPGLIGLHNHSYYTGGRGRAAQLSFSGSRLYLASGVTTIRTTGARAPYEELNLRREIEAGRVVGPTMFTTGPYLTGEQGSLTMARLKGPDQARRVVRYWAEEGVSWFKAYTWISRAELGAVIDEAHRHGVKVTAHLCSVGYQEAVALGIDNLEHGLFANSEYAPDKRPDECPQGFRNAYADLDVGSPEVQKTFRDMIDAGVAMTSTLVVYEISVSGRPPIDERVYDVLAPEIAEEVREIAIARRAGRGAISPAMLAKAMEYERAFVAAGGLLAAGVDPTGYGAAPPGLGDQRNYELLLEAGFSAPEVVQIMSANGAEVLGIDEDVGTIEVGKVADLVVIEGDLEAAGNLHGTKIVFRHGVGWDSSKLIDSIRGIVGIR, encoded by the coding sequence ATGAACGTACGAATCGCCTCCCTCGCTCTCGCCGTCGCCCTGCTTCTTTCGGCGTCCCCTGCGACGGCGCAGGATTTCCAGGAACTCGTAGCCGTGAATGGCCCCGTGATCGCGCTCACGCACGTGAAGCTGATCGACGGCTTGGGCACGCCGGCTCTCGAGGATCAAACGATCCTGATCGAGGACGACAGGATCACCGCGGTCGGTCCGAGCGGCACGGTCCGGATTCCGGCCGGAGCGGAGGTCCTCGATCTGACCGGTCACACGGTGATCCCAGGCCTCATCGGGCTGCATAACCACAGCTACTACACGGGCGGACGCGGACGCGCGGCCCAGCTCTCATTCTCGGGGTCGAGGCTATACCTCGCGTCGGGCGTGACGACGATCCGCACGACAGGAGCGAGGGCGCCGTACGAAGAGCTCAACCTCAGGCGGGAGATCGAGGCTGGGCGTGTGGTCGGCCCGACGATGTTCACGACCGGCCCTTACCTGACCGGCGAGCAAGGCTCGCTGACAATGGCGCGGCTGAAGGGCCCCGATCAGGCGCGTCGTGTCGTGCGCTACTGGGCAGAGGAGGGCGTGAGCTGGTTCAAGGCCTACACCTGGATCTCGCGGGCCGAGCTGGGGGCCGTGATCGACGAGGCCCACCGCCACGGCGTGAAGGTCACAGCCCACCTGTGCTCGGTCGGGTATCAGGAGGCCGTCGCGCTGGGGATCGACAACTTGGAGCACGGCCTCTTCGCCAACAGCGAGTACGCACCGGACAAGCGCCCAGACGAGTGCCCGCAGGGGTTTCGCAACGCGTATGCGGATCTCGACGTGGGCAGCCCCGAGGTCCAGAAGACGTTCAGGGACATGATCGACGCAGGCGTGGCGATGACCTCGACGCTAGTCGTCTACGAGATCTCAGTGTCGGGCCGCCCGCCGATCGATGAGCGCGTGTACGACGTGCTGGCCCCCGAGATCGCCGAGGAGGTTCGAGAGATCGCGATCGCCCGGCGGGCAGGCCGGGGCGCGATCTCTCCGGCGATGCTTGCCAAGGCAATGGAGTACGAGCGTGCCTTCGTCGCTGCGGGCGGTCTGCTCGCTGCCGGCGTGGACCCGACCGGGTACGGTGCCGCGCCTCCAGGGCTCGGTGATCAGCGCAACTACGAGCTCCTCCTGGAGGCCGGGTTCAGCGCCCCGGAGGTGGTGCAGATCATGAGCGCCAACGGAGCCGAAGTGCTCGGGATCGACGAGGATGTGGGCACTATCGAAGTCGGCAAGGTTGCCGACTTGGTGGTCATCGAGGGTGATCTCGAGGCCGCCGGCAACCTGCACGGAACCAAGATCGTCTTCCGTCACGGCGTCGGTTGGGACTCGAGCAAGCTGATCGACTCGATC